The following proteins are co-located in the Hevea brasiliensis isolate MT/VB/25A 57/8 chromosome 11, ASM3005281v1, whole genome shotgun sequence genome:
- the LOC110651937 gene encoding protein phosphatase 2C and cyclic nucleotide-binding/kinase domain-containing protein, which yields MGCVYSRGCIGEVCVPRDPRVKQQQQQQQQQQQQAQTLQSSQNARGTDLPVFSPPSSSPESETRDQINQLSLTRDPELGITRLSRVSSQFLPPDGSRTVKVPSANYELRYSYLSQRGYYPDALDKANQDSFCIHTPFGSSPDDHFFGVFDGHGEFGAQCSQFVKRKLCENLLRGTKFHVDAVEACHSAFLTTNSQLQADSLDDSMSGTTAITVLVRGRTIYVANSGDSRAVIAERRGNEIAAVDLSIDQTPFRADELERVKLCGARVLTLDQIEGLKNPDVQCWGNEEDDDGDPPRLWVQNGMYPGTAFTRSIGDSIAETIGVVSNPEIVVFELTPHHPFFVLASDGVFEFLSSQNVVEMVEKYKDPRDACAAIVAESYRLWLQYETRTDDITVIVVHVDGLTDSAVGQSTGPGSFLRPPIPQVVEVTGSESPSTFSWNSRNHRVRHDLSRARLRAIESSLENGKIWVPPSPAHRKTWEEEAHIERALHDHFLFRKLTDSQCHVLLDCMQRVEVQPGEVVVKQGGEGDCFYVVGSGEFEVFATQEEKNGEVPKVLQRYTAEKLSSFGELALMYNKPLQASVRAVTSGTLWALKREDFRGILMSEFSNLSSLKLLRTVDLLSRLTILQLSHIADSLSEVSFSDGQTIVDGSEGPSALYIIQRGQVRLTFDAHILGSPNVGSLKSDNQKEDNNLMSGKMLSLEKTEGSYFGEWVLLGEDIGSLSAVAVGDCMCSILTKENFDSVVGPLTKLSQDVEKSGGSSSDFSKESMESTDISASLKVRLFDLEWRTCLYSTDCSEIGLVLLKDSENLLSLKRFSKQKIKRLGKEAQVLKEKNLIKSMNPSACVPQVLCTCADRTHAGILLNACLACPLASILHTALDEPSARFCAASVVIALEDLHKNGVLYRGVSPDVLMLDQKGFLQLVDFRFGKKLSGERTFTICGMADSLAPEIVQGKGHGLPADWWALGVLIYFMLQGEMPFGSWRESELDTYAKIAKGQITLPPTFSLEAADLITKLLEVDEDKRLGCLGPDSVKSHPWFAGIDWEGIRDGSFHVPHDITFRITQHLESHPDDCTLPLASPSREVDDLNVPEWLDDW from the exons ATGGGTTGCGTCTACTCTCGAGGCTGCATCGGCGAGGTGTGTGTACCCAGAGACCCCAGAGtcaagcagcagcagcagcagcagcaacaacaacaacaacaggcCCAGACCTTGCAGAGTAGCCAAAATGCGAGAGGGACTGATTTGCCTGTCTTCTCGCCGCCGTCGTCTTCTCCGGAATCAGAAACTCGTGACCAAATTAACCAGTTGAGCTTGACTCGAGACCCTGAACTTGGTATCACCAGACTTTCTAGGGTTTCCTCTCAGTTCCTTCCTCCTGATGGATCTAGGACAGTAAAGGTCCCATCGGCCAACTACGAATTGAGATACTCGTATTTGTCGCAGCGAGGTTACTACCCCGATGCACTCGATAAGGCTAATCAGGACAGTTTCTGTATCCACACTCCTTTTGGGTCGAGTCCAGACGATCATTTCTTTGGGGTCTTTGATGGGCATGGAGAATTTGGGGCCCAGTGCTCCCAATTCGTGAAGCGGAAGCTGTGTGAGAATCTGCTGAGGGGCACCAAGTTTCACGTAGACGCCGTGGAGGCTTGTCATTCGGCGTTTTTGACTACCAATTCGCAGTTGCAAGCTGATAGTTTGGATGATAGCATGAGCGGTACTACGGCGATCACTGTGTTGGTCAGGGGAAGGACGATATACGTGGCTAATTCCGGAGATTCTAGAGCTGTTATAGCCGAGCGGAGAGGGAATGAGATTGCTGCTGTTGATTTGTCTATTGATCAAACTCCTTTTAGAGCTGATGAGCTGGAGAGGGTCAAGCTTTGTGGTGCAAGAGTGCTTACTTTGGATCAGATTGAGGGTTTAAAGAATCCAGATGTGCAGTGTTGGGGAAATGAGGAGGATGATGATGGTGATCCTCCGAGATTGTGGGTCCAAAATGGGATGTATCCCGGAACTGCGTTTACAAGGAGTATTGGGGATTCCATTGCTGAGACAATTGGTGTTGTGTCTAATCCTGAAATTGTTGTTTTTGAGCTTACCCCTCATCATCCTTTCTTTGTGCTTGCTAGTGATGGGGTCTTTGAGTTCCTCTCAAGCCAAAATGTGGTTGAGATG GTTGAAAAATATAAAGATCCACGGGATGCTTGTGCCGCAATTGTAGCTGAATCTTATCGACTTTGGCTACAGTACGAAACTCGTACCGATGACATCACTGTGATAGTTGTGCATGTTGATGGACTAACTGAT AGTGCTGTTGGTCAATCAACAGGTCCAGGTTCCTTCTTACGACCCCCTATTCCTCAAGTTGTAGAGGTGACAGGGTCAGAATCTCCTTCAACCTTTAGCTGGAACTCTAGGAACCATCGTGTGAGGCATGATTTATCTCGGGCTCGGCTTCGTGCAATTGAGAGTTCACTTGAGAATGGGAAAATTTGGGTTCCTCCCTCTCCAGCCCATAGGAAAACTTGGGAAGAAGAA GCGCACATCGAGAGGGCATTGCATGACCACTTCCTTTTCAGAAAGCTTACTGATTCTCAGTGCCATGTTTTGTTGGATTGCATGCAAAGAGTTGAAGTCCAGCCAGGAGAAGTTGTAGTTAAACAG GGTGGTGAAGGTGATTGCTTTTATGTTGTTGGTAGTGGAGAATTTGAGGTCTTTGCCACCCAG GAAGAGAAAAATGGAGAGGTACCAAAGGTTTTGCAGCGTTATACAGCAGAGAAGTTATCATCCTTTGGAGAGCTGGCACTGAT GTACAATAAGCCACTTCAGGCCTCTGTACGTGCTGTAACAAGTGGAACACTATGGGCTTTAAAGAGAGAAGATTTTCGTGGAATTCTGATGTCAGAATTTTCTAATTTGTCATCCCTGAAGTTGCTACGTACTGTGGATCTTCTTTCCAGATTGACAATCTTGCAGCTCAGTCACATTGCTGATTCTCTTTCTGAAGTTTCCTTCTCAGATGGACAGACAATAGTTGATGGG AGTGAGGGGCCCTCTGCGTTGTACATCATCCAGAGGGGACAAGTGAGACTCACTTTTGACGCACACATATTAGGTAGCCCAAATGTTGGAAGTCTGAAGTCTGACAATCAAAAAGAGGATAATAATCTGATGAGTGGTAAAATGCTCTCATTGGAAAAGACAGAGGGTAGCTATTTTGGTGAGTGGGTGCTTCTGGGTGAAGATATTGGTTCATTAAGTGCAGTTGCTGTGGGTGATTGCATGTGTTCCATCTTAACAAAGGAAAATTTTGATTCAGTAGTTGGCCCTTTGACAAAGCTTTCACAGGATGTTGAAAA GTCAGGGGGTTCATCTTCAGATTTTTCCAAGGAATCTATGGAAAGTACTGATATTTCAGCTTCTCTCAAAGTTCGCCTCTTTGATCTG GAATGGAGGACTTGTTTGTATAGCACTGACTGCAGTGAGATTGGACTTGTACTTTTGAAGGACTCAG AAAATTTGCTTAGTTTGAAAAGGTTTTCAAAGCAGAAGATCAAGAGGCTGGGAAAGGAGGCACAAGTTTTGAAAGAGAAGAATCTAATAAAGAGTATGAATCCTTCAGCTTGTGTGCCTCAGGTTCTATGTACTTGTGCAGATAGAACACATGCTGGCATTTTGTTGAATGCATGCTTGGCTTGTCCTTTGGCTTCAATTCTTCACACTGCACTTGATGAACCATCTGCACGGTTTTGTGCTGCCTCTGTTGTTATTGCTTTAGAAGATTTACACAAG AATGGTGTTCTCTACAGAGGTGTGTCCCCTGATGTCTTAATGTTGGACCAAAAAGGATTTTTACAG CTAGTAGACTTCAGATTTGGGAAAAAGTTGTCTGGCGAGAGAACATTTACAATTTGTGGAATGGCAGATTCTTTGGCTCCAGAGATAGTCCAGGGAAAAGGGCATGGTCTTCCTGCTGACTG GTGGGCATTGGGAGTCTTGATCTACTTCATGCTGCAAGGTGAAATGCCATTTGGGTCATGGAGAGAAAGTGAGCTTGATACTTATGCAAAGATTGCAAAAGGACAAATAACTCTTCCCCCTACTTTTAGCCTTGAAGCCGCAGATCTCATCACAAAG TTGCTTGAGGTTGATGAAGATAAAAGACTTGGATGCCTAGGCCCTGATTCCGTCAAAAGTCACCCATGGTTTGCTGGTATTGACTGGGAGGGGATTAGAGATGGAAGCTTTCATGTTCCTCATGATATAACCTTTCGTATCACCCAACATTTGGAAAGTCATCCTGACGACTGCACTCTTCCTTTAGCCTCCCCATCCCGAGAGGTAGATGATCTTAATGTTCCTGAATGGCTTGACGACTGGTAG
- the LOC131168745 gene encoding probable lactoylglutathione lyase, chloroplastic isoform X2, which produces MVRIIPMASSVRPSLSSFMLCNTSSRSSLSVFPFTASRRFAFLGSAVPQSQFFGLKASKPWRGESSNLGVAAAGNIGQASTIASQENSLEWVKNDKRRMLHVVYRVGDLDRTIKFYTECLGMKLLRKRDIPEERYTNAFLGYGPEDSHFVIELTYNYGVDKYDIGTAFGHFGIAVEDVAKTVELIKAKGGKVTREPGPVKGGSTVIAFIEDPDGYKFELLERGPTPEPLCQVMLRVGDLDRSINFYEKAFGMELLHKRDNPEYKYTIAMMGYGPEDKSAVLELTYNYGVTEYDKGNAYAQIAIGTDDVYKTAEAIKLFGGKITREPGPLPGINTKITACLDPDGWKAVFVDNVDFIKELE; this is translated from the exons ATGGTGAGGATAATACCTATGGCCTCCTCAGTTCGACCTTCTCTCTCTTCATTCATGCTCTGTAATACCAGTTCTCGTTCATCTCTTTCCGTCTTTCCCTTCACTGCTTCTCGCAGATTCGCTTTTCTCGGCAGTG CTGTTCCACAATCACAGTTCTTTGGCTTGAAAGCTTCTAAACCTTGGAGAGGAGAGAGTAGCAACCTTGGGGTTGCTGCAGCTGGAAACATTGGACAAGCAAGCACAATCGCCTCCCAAGAAAATTCTCTAGAGTGGGTCAAAAACGATAAGAGAAGAATGCTACATGTTGTTTATCGTGTTGGGGATTTGGACAGGACTATCAA ATTCTACACAGAGTGTCTAGGAATGAAGCTTCTGCGGAAACGTGACATACCAGAGGAGAGATATACAAATGCCTTTCTTGGATATGGACCAGAAGATTCTCACTTTGTCATAGAACTCACTTACA ATTATGGAGTTGACAAATATGATATTGGAACTGCATTTGGACATTTTGGAATAGCAGTTGAGGAT gTTGCAAAGACTGTGGAGCTCATAAAGGCTAAGGGTGGCAAAGTAACTAGAGAACCTGGTCCTGTTAAAGGTGGCAGTACAGTTATTGCATTTATTGAAGATCCTGATGGTTATAAGTTTGAACTTTTGGAAAGGGGTCCTACACCTGAGCCCCTTTGTCAGGTCATGCTTCGTGTTGGAGATCTTGATCGTTCTATAAATTTTTATGAGAAG GCTTTTGGCATGGAGCTTCTTCATAAGCGGGATAATCCAGAGTACAAG TATACCATAGCAATGATGGGTTATGGTCCTGAAGACAAAAGTGCTGTGCTGGAGTTGACATACAACTATGGGGTCACTGAATATGACAAAGGAAATGCATATGCTCAG ATTGCAATAGGCACAGATGATGTCTATAAAACTGCTGAAGCAATCAAATTGTTTGGTGGGAAGATTACCCGGGAACCTGGACCATTACCTGGCATAAACACCAAGATAACTGCATGCTTGGATCCTGATGGTTGGAAGGCG
- the LOC131170516 gene encoding anthocyanidin 3-O-glucosyltransferase 7-like, whose protein sequence is MSVTKSSLPAGHVAVCVFPFTSHPMALFGLVCRLAKEAPQLQFSFLCTQRSNSMVLSNETNILPTNIKTYDVDDGLPERVDHLTLDHALEGKYFFKQFPGNFRRGIDTAVAETGGKSVTFLIIDAFFSFDLGKLAEEINVPWVAFMVSAPHDLAVWFQKDLIQQLYTNAQTHDDHPEDQVVDIIPGLPPVPFKDFHYEVFQRNPSSPVVQILSSMARKITQASAIVWSSYEELNPSFLTNYLKSKAQNLLFVGSLNLFGTDATGHLTWLDRQKTASVVYISFGTIAGPGREELEALAEALEDRGVPFLWSLKDKFKEYLPDGFIERTRTRGKVVPWASQRKVLGHPSIGVHVTHSGYGSVLDSILCGVPMICRSVWADNHLNAKMVEEVWGIGVRFENRVITKSGMLKCLDMIFQQDKGKEIRQAATALKQVLEKAAGPDGVAAKHFETLLQIISEK, encoded by the coding sequence ATGTCAGTAACCAAAAGTTCACTGCCGGCAGGGCATGTTGCCGTGTGTGTATTTCCGTTCACCAGTCATCCGATGGCTCTCTTTGGCCTGGTGTGTAGACTAGCAAAAGAAGCTCCTCAACTGCAGTTTTCTTTCCTCTGCACTCAAAGATCAAACTCAATGGTCTTGTCAAATGAAACTAATATCCTCCCAACCAATATCAAAACCTATGATGTGGACGATGGCTTGCCGGAAAGGGTTGATCACTTAACATTAGATCATGCACTGGAAGGTAAGTACTTCTTTAAACAGTTCCCGGGGAACTTCAGACGCGGAATTGATACAGCGGTGGCAGAGACAGGTGGTAAAAGTGTAACCTTCCTGATAATAGATGCCTTTTTCTCGTTTGACCTTGGCAAGTTGGCCGAGGAGATAAATGTGCCATGGGTAGCGTTTATGGTATCTGCACCTCATGATCTTGCTGTCTGGTTCCAAAAGGATCTCATTCAACAGCTCTACACTAATGCTCAAACCCACGATgatcacccagaagaccaagtcGTAGATATCATTCCAGGTTTACCTCCAGTACCCTTTAAAGACTTCCACTATGAAGTGTTCCAGAGAAATCCCAGTAGTCCAGTTGTCCAAATTTTATCATCAATGGCACGAAAAATAACTCAAGCATCTGCAATTGTGTGGAGCTCTTATGAAGAACTAAATCCTAGTTTCCTCACAAATTATCTCAAGTCCAAGGCTCAAAATTTACTCTTTGTGGGTTCATTAAACCTATTCGGCACAGATGCTACAGGGCACCTGACATGGCTGGATAGACAAAAAACTGCGTCTGTTGTATATATAAGCTTCGGAACAATCGCAGGCCCTGGTCGTGAGGAGTTAGAGGCATTAGCTGAAGCGCTTGAAGACAGGGGTGTTCCATTTCTTTGGTCTCTCAAGGACAAGTTCAAGGAGTATCTGCCTGATGGATTTATTGAGAGGACTCGAACCCGCGGAAAGGTGGTTCCATGGGCATCCCAGAGGAAAGTACTGGGACATCCTTCAATTGGTGTACATGTGACTCACAGCGGCTACGGTTCTGTTTTAGACAGCATCCTGTGTGGAGTGCCAATGATATGCAGGTCAGTGTGGGCAGACAATCATTTGAATGCGAAGATGGTGGAGGAGGTGTGGGGGATTGGAGTGAGATTCGAGAATAGAGTAATCACTAAGTCTGGAATGCTCAAGTGTTTGGACATGATTTTCCAACAGGACAAAGGGAAGGAGATCAGACAAGCAGCTACTGCCCTCAAACAAGTTTTGGAAAAGGCAGCTGGACCAGATGGTGTTGCTGCTAAACATTTCGAAACTCTGTTGCAGATTATCTCTGAGAAGTAA
- the LOC131168745 gene encoding probable lactoylglutathione lyase, chloroplastic isoform X1, producing the protein MVRIIPMASSVRPSLSSFMLCNTSSRSSLSVFPFTASRRFAFLGSAVPQSQFFGLKASKPWRGESSNLGVAAAGNIGQASTIASQENSLEWVKNDKRRMLHVVYRVGDLDRTIKFYTECLGMKLLRKRDIPEERYTNAFLGYGPEDSHFVIELTYNYGVDKYDIGTAFGHFGIAVEDVAKTVELIKAKGGKVTREPGPVKGGSTVIAFIEDPDGYKFELLERGPTPEPLCQVMLRVGDLDRSINFYEKAFGMELLHKRDNPEYKYTIAMMGYGPEDKSAVLELTYNYGVTEYDKGNAYAQIAIGTDDVYKTAEAIKLFGGKITREPGPLPGINTKITACLDPDGWKAVCFQDFIFILVSNANSLPLQIKLLFNTMLLN; encoded by the exons ATGGTGAGGATAATACCTATGGCCTCCTCAGTTCGACCTTCTCTCTCTTCATTCATGCTCTGTAATACCAGTTCTCGTTCATCTCTTTCCGTCTTTCCCTTCACTGCTTCTCGCAGATTCGCTTTTCTCGGCAGTG CTGTTCCACAATCACAGTTCTTTGGCTTGAAAGCTTCTAAACCTTGGAGAGGAGAGAGTAGCAACCTTGGGGTTGCTGCAGCTGGAAACATTGGACAAGCAAGCACAATCGCCTCCCAAGAAAATTCTCTAGAGTGGGTCAAAAACGATAAGAGAAGAATGCTACATGTTGTTTATCGTGTTGGGGATTTGGACAGGACTATCAA ATTCTACACAGAGTGTCTAGGAATGAAGCTTCTGCGGAAACGTGACATACCAGAGGAGAGATATACAAATGCCTTTCTTGGATATGGACCAGAAGATTCTCACTTTGTCATAGAACTCACTTACA ATTATGGAGTTGACAAATATGATATTGGAACTGCATTTGGACATTTTGGAATAGCAGTTGAGGAT gTTGCAAAGACTGTGGAGCTCATAAAGGCTAAGGGTGGCAAAGTAACTAGAGAACCTGGTCCTGTTAAAGGTGGCAGTACAGTTATTGCATTTATTGAAGATCCTGATGGTTATAAGTTTGAACTTTTGGAAAGGGGTCCTACACCTGAGCCCCTTTGTCAGGTCATGCTTCGTGTTGGAGATCTTGATCGTTCTATAAATTTTTATGAGAAG GCTTTTGGCATGGAGCTTCTTCATAAGCGGGATAATCCAGAGTACAAG TATACCATAGCAATGATGGGTTATGGTCCTGAAGACAAAAGTGCTGTGCTGGAGTTGACATACAACTATGGGGTCACTGAATATGACAAAGGAAATGCATATGCTCAG ATTGCAATAGGCACAGATGATGTCTATAAAACTGCTGAAGCAATCAAATTGTTTGGTGGGAAGATTACCCGGGAACCTGGACCATTACCTGGCATAAACACCAAGATAACTGCATGCTTGGATCCTGATGGTTGGAAGGCGGTATGCTTTCAAGATTTTATCTTCATTCTTGTTTCAAATGCAAATAGTTTACCCTTACAAAT
- the LOC110636383 gene encoding anthocyanidin 3-O-glucosyltransferase 7-like: MSVTKSLPPAGHVALCTFPFTSHPQALFGLVFSLAKEAPQLQFSFLCTRRSNSMILSNETNILPTNIKTYDVDDGLPEVIDHLTLDQALESRYFFKRFPGNFRRGVDTAVAETGGRSVTFLIIDAFFSLDLGKLAEEMNVPWVAFMVPAPHDLAVWFQQDLIQQLYTNAQTHDDHPEDQVVDIIPGLPPVPFKDFQDEVFQRNPSSPVVQLISSMVRKLPKASAVVLNSYEELNPSLLTNYLMSKVQNLLYMPLALSMTASGTDATGCLPWLDQQKATSVAYISFGTMATPGPYEFEALAEALEESGVPFLWSLKDKFKEYLPDGFIERIGMRGKVVPWVSQRQVLEHPSIGVHVTHSGYNSVLESILCGVPMICRSLWADNHLNAKMVEEVWGIGVRVENRVITKSGMIKCLDLIFQQDKGKKIRQAATALKQVSERAAGPDGVAAKHFETLLQIISEK; this comes from the coding sequence ATGTCAGTAACCAAAAGTTTACCGCCAGCAGGGCATGTTGCCTTGTGCACATTTCCGTTCACCAGTCATCCACAGGCTCTCTTTGGCCTGGTGTTTAGCCTAGCAAAAGAAGCTCCTCAACTGCAGTTTTCTTTCCTCTGCACTCGAAGATCAAACTCAATGATCTTGTCAAATGAAACTAATATCCTCCCAACCAATATCAAAACCTATGATGTGGACGATGGCTTGCCGGAAGTGATTGATCACTTAACATTAGATCAAGCACTGGAAAGCAGGTACTTCTTTAAACGGTTCCCGGGTAACTTCAGACGCGGTGTTGATACAGCGGTGGCAGAGACAGGTGGTAGAAGTGTAACCTTCCTGATAATAGATGCCTTTTTCTCACTTGACCTTGGCAAGTTGGCCGAGGAGATGAATGTGCCGTGGGTAGCGTTTATGGTACCTGCACCTCATGACCTCGCTGTCTGGTTCCAACAGGATCTCATTCAACAGCTCTACACTAATGCTCAAACCCACGATgatcacccagaagaccaagtcGTAGATATCATTCCAGGTTTACCTCCAGTACCCTTTaaagacttccaagatgaagtgTTCCAGAGAAATCCCAGTAGTccagttgtccaacttatatcatcAATGGTACGAAAATTACCAAAAGCATCTGCTGTTGTCTTGAACTCATATGAAGAACTAAATCCTAGTCTCCTCACAAATTATCTCATGTCCAAGGTTCAAAATTTACTCTATATGCCATTAGCCCTATCAATGACAGCGTCAGGCACAGATGCTACGGGGTGCTTGCCATGGCTGGATCAACAAAAAGCTACATCTGTTGCATACATAAGCTTCGGGACAATGGCAACTCCGGGTCCTTACGAGTTTGAGGCATTAGCTGAAGCACTTGAAGAGAGTGGTGTTCCATTTCTCTGGTCTCTCAAGGACAAGTTCAAGGAGTATCTGCCGGATGGATTTATTGAGAGGATTGGAATGCGTGGAAAGGTGGTTCCATGGGTGTCCCAGAGGCAGGTTCTGGAACATCCTTCAATTGGTGTACATGTGACGCACAGCGGCTACAATTCTGTCTTGGAGAGCATTTTGTGTGGCGTGCCGATGATATGCAGATCACTATGGGCAGACAATCATCTGAATGCGAAGATGGTGGAGGAGGTATGGGGGATCGGAGTGAGAGTCGAGAACAGAGTAATCACCAAGTCTGGAATGATCAAGTGCTTGGACTTGATTTTCCAACAGGACAAAGGGAAAAAGATCAGACAAGCTGCTACTGCCCTCAAACAAGTTTCGGAGAGGGCAGCTGGACCAGATGGTGTTGCTGCTAAACATTTCGAAACTCTGTTGCAGATTATCTCTGAGAAGTAA